Proteins encoded within one genomic window of Candidatus Limnocylindrales bacterium:
- a CDS encoding pentapeptide repeat-containing protein, with protein sequence MSNGREQHAEQLLRAVNDAAAAVSSRFVTFVSVGAYVAVTVASTTHEMLLRASSMVTLPLLNAQIPIIGPFGFYSVAPWLVVLLHSDLLLQLSILSNELDRFDQEASALPAEPQSLLRQRVANFYYVLYLTAQAPSRFLHLLSAFITWVTTVVLPLGLLLWIQIRFLPFHSPLNTWMHRAALFADVALILFVLMPHLWSRWHVTGDVPGSRTLLRRALSVPTLVLAACAVTAFVSLFVAVIPGDTEGNASWFAQNMELRERVLTANVLTPEDVNELRDSPPDRLKIVLSKVTPYQALQGRDFRYADLYNAVLPKLDLRAVRPQGVSAVLPEDCEARRGCEDPPECIDTTLERTRMAGANFGWASMQQAMFDDAILDGADLSWAKVQYGSFSRATMNGANLKSARVTAAHFDGTKLCGANLSEAQMQNASFVGAHLRGATLRSADLANANLEGADLRGADLSSANLTGAVLRKALLKGAILRGAAMDGIKMDGATIELTEVTAAKGDSNDSSNATVAYLVELACDDRATARGIVAQALGSPARDRPALARELLSARDRPDCKGMGEIPKEDIEALAVRSEAKTAGR encoded by the coding sequence ATGAGCAACGGACGAGAGCAGCACGCCGAGCAACTCCTGCGCGCGGTAAACGATGCCGCTGCCGCCGTCAGCTCGCGCTTCGTGACGTTCGTCAGCGTGGGCGCCTACGTTGCGGTCACCGTCGCGTCGACCACGCACGAGATGCTGCTGCGGGCGTCGAGCATGGTCACGCTGCCGCTTCTCAACGCGCAGATCCCGATCATCGGACCGTTCGGGTTCTACAGCGTCGCGCCGTGGCTCGTCGTGCTGCTGCACTCGGATCTGCTGCTGCAGCTTTCGATCCTTTCGAACGAGCTCGATCGTTTCGACCAGGAAGCGTCCGCGCTTCCTGCCGAGCCGCAGTCGCTGCTCCGCCAGCGTGTCGCCAACTTCTATTACGTGCTGTACCTGACCGCGCAGGCGCCGTCGCGGTTCCTTCACCTTCTTTCGGCATTCATCACGTGGGTCACCACTGTCGTGCTGCCGCTCGGACTGCTTCTGTGGATCCAGATCCGTTTCCTGCCGTTTCACAGTCCGCTCAACACGTGGATGCATCGTGCAGCTCTTTTCGCGGACGTGGCTTTGATCCTGTTCGTGCTGATGCCGCACCTGTGGTCGCGCTGGCACGTGACGGGGGACGTTCCGGGATCGCGAACGCTGCTGCGGCGCGCACTGTCGGTGCCGACGCTGGTGCTGGCGGCATGCGCCGTGACGGCATTCGTGTCGCTGTTCGTCGCAGTCATCCCCGGGGATACCGAAGGCAACGCTTCGTGGTTCGCGCAGAACATGGAGCTGCGCGAGCGCGTGCTGACCGCCAACGTGCTCACGCCCGAGGATGTCAACGAGCTGCGCGACAGTCCGCCCGACCGCCTGAAGATCGTGCTGTCGAAAGTCACTCCGTACCAGGCGCTGCAGGGTCGCGATTTTCGTTATGCCGACCTGTACAACGCCGTGCTGCCGAAGCTCGACCTGCGCGCCGTGCGCCCTCAAGGCGTCAGCGCCGTGCTTCCGGAGGACTGCGAAGCCCGCCGCGGATGCGAGGATCCGCCCGAATGCATCGACACCACGCTCGAGCGCACCCGCATGGCCGGCGCGAATTTCGGTTGGGCATCGATGCAGCAGGCCATGTTCGACGACGCGATTCTCGACGGCGCGGACCTGTCTTGGGCCAAGGTCCAGTACGGCTCGTTCTCGCGTGCGACGATGAACGGCGCCAACCTGAAGTCGGCGCGCGTCACTGCCGCACACTTCGACGGGACCAAGCTGTGCGGAGCGAACCTCAGCGAAGCGCAGATGCAGAATGCGTCGTTCGTCGGCGCGCACCTGCGGGGTGCGACCCTGCGGAGTGCCGATCTCGCGAATGCGAATCTCGAAGGCGCCGACCTGCGCGGTGCGGACCTGTCGTCGGCAAACCTGACCGGCGCCGTGCTGCGCAAGGCGCTGCTCAAAGGCGCCATTCTGCGCGGCGCCGCAATGGACGGCATCAAGATGGACGGCGCGACGATCGAGCTCACCGAAGTCACCGCCGCCAAGGGGGACAGCAACGACAGCTCGAACGCGACCGTTGCGTATCTGGTCGAGCTCGCGTGCGACGACAGGGCGACCGCCAGGGGAATCGTTGCGCAGGCGCTCGGAAGCCCCGCAAGAGATCGCCCCGCGCTCGCGCGCGAGCTGCTCTCCGCTCGCGACAGACCCGACTGCAAAGGGATGGGTGAAATTCCGAAAGAGGACATCGAAGCGCTCGCCGTGCGGTCCGAGGCGAAGACTGCGGGACGTTAA